GCGAACCGGAGCGGGCCCGCCAGGTCGGCCGCAACGCGGCGGAGGAGGCGCGCAGCCGCTGCGGCGTCGAGCACGAAGCCCGGGCGCTCCGTGACCTCTACCATTCGCTGGTGAATCGCTGATGCGCATCCTGCACCTGTTCGCGAGCCCCTTCTGGAGCGGCCCGGCGGAGAACATCGCGCTGCTGGCCCAGGCGCAGCGGGCGCTGGGCCACGAGGTCACGGTGGCGGTGGACCGCAAGCGCCGGGACATCGCCGCCGAGGAGCCCGCCGTTCCCCGCTTCCAGCAACTGGGCCTCCTGGACGACGGGGGCCTGACGTTGTCCGTGAAGTCCCCACCCTGGGAGATCTGGAGCGACCTGCGAGCCCTCCGGCGCAGGACGGTGGACGTGGTCCACGCCCACTTCACCCATGATCATCTCGTGGCGCGTTGGGGAACGCCGAAGGGCGCGGTGAGGATCCGCTCCATCCACGCGCCCCGTTCGCTGCGCTCCTCGCTGCCCGAAGCCGCCGCGTACACGGTGCCCGCGAGCCACCTGATGCAGCAGCTCGAAGGCCGGCATCGCCCCGTCCAGGTCCTGCCCGCGTTGGTGGACCCGATGTTCGAGCCCTCCCAGGACCGCAAGGCCCTCCGCCGGACCCTGGGTCTCGAGGACACGCACCTGGTGGGGATGATCTCCACGTTCCAGCAGAGCCGCCGGCACTCGCTGGGAGTCGAAGCCTTCGCCGCGTTCCGACAGCAACGTCCCGAATCCCGCCTCGTCCTGGTGGGGGATGGGGCGCTGCTCGGAGCGACCCGGACGCAGGTGTCGGAGCGGGGCCTCACCGAACAGGTGACGTTCGCGGGCTACCAGCAGGGCGCGGACTTCGCGAAGTGGCTGCAGGCCCTGGATGAAGTCTGGATCCTCGGCCTGGGAAACGACTGGAGCGCGAGGGCCGCGGCCCAGGCCAGGGCCTGCGGAGTCCGAGTGGTCGCGGTGAATGAGGGAGCGCTCCCCGAACTGGCGGACGCGAAGGTGGAAGCGCCCACGGTAGAGGCCGTCGTCACCGCCGCGCTGTCCGGAGCAAAAGCAGGGACCCGTCACCCGACGAACGAGCACATCGCCCGGGACATCCTGGCCCTCTATCAGAAGGCAGCGGAGCCACGGCGATGACGGGCGGACCCACGGCCCTGGAGCGGATCTTCTATCCGCCGGCACCGGAGCCCTGGACCCGTCGTGCCCTCCTGTCACCGCTCACGCTGTTGTCCTGGACCTACAGCGGAGCGGTCCGTCTCCGCGGTGCGCTCTACGACTCGGGACTGAAGCGAGCTGAACAAGTCGAAGGCCTGCGGGTCATCTCCATCGGCAACCTCAACGTCGGAGGCACGGGCAAGACACCGGCGGTCCTCCATCTCGCGGAGCTGCTGGTTCGCGAAGGGCGCAAGGTCGGCATCCTGACCCGAGGCTACGGACGCGAGTCCCAAGAGCCACTCACCTTCACGGGAGCGGAGCCCCTGCCCGAGGTGACACAAGCCGGAGACGAACCCCTGCTGCTCGCACGCCGGTGTCCAGGGGCCCGGCTCTTCGTGGGAGCGGACCGCGTCGCGGCTGCATTCCGGGCCAGGGACGACTTCGGCCTGGACACGGTCCTCTTGGACGACGGCTTCCAGCACCGCCGCCTGCACCGTGACGAAGACCTGGTGGTCGTGGACGAAGCCGTGGGGCTGGGCAACGGCCAGCTGCTCCCAAGAGGCCCGCTGCGAGAGCCCCCATCGGCCCTGCGCCGCGCCACGCTCCTCTGGCTGAGAGCCGCCTCGGGAGACGCCGCCCCCAACCCATGGCTCGACACAGTGACCGCCCCCAGGGTCCGGACGCGCTACGGGCCCACGGGATGGTGGGACCCTTCAGGCACCGAGCACGCGACGAAAGCGCTCGAAGGAAAGCCGGTCCTCGCCCTGGCGGGGCTGGCCCGGCCCGGAGGCTTCCTGAAGACCGTGACCTCACTCGGAGCGGAGGTCCGGGACGCGGCCCTCTTCCCGGATCACCATCGCTTCACGGCGGACGAGCTGCGACAGGTCGAAGTCCGGGCCCGCCAGCAGGGAGCGCTCGTGGTGACGACGGAGAAGGACGCGGTGCGCCTGCCCGCCGGCTTCGAGGCCTGGGTGGTGCGCCTGGGAGTGGAGGTCCTGGAGGGCGAAGCGCATCTGAAGCGGGCGCTCGGGCTGGCAGGAGAGACGCGCGACTTGTGAGGGCTGGACCGCTGTGGGACAACGCGCGCCCATGCCAGCGGCCCCGTCTTCACGTCCGGCAGCTTCGTCCTCGCGCCTGCCACTCGCCTTCGCGCGCCGTCGGGTGTTGCTGGTGGGAGACCTGGTCGCCGACCACTACCTCTACGGACAGACGGACCGGGTGAGCCGCGAGGCCCCGGTGCTCATCGTCCGGTACGAGTCCTCGGAGGTGAAGCTCGGAGGCGGGGCCAACGTGGCGGCCAACATCCGCGCGCTGTCGGGGCAGGTGACGGCGGTGGGCGCCCTGGGCGTGGACTCGATGGGCAGCGAGCTGCGCAAGCTCTTCGAAGCCGCGGACATCCGGCTGGACGCGGTCAGCAGCCGGAGCATCCAGACGGAGACGAAGACGCGCATCCTCGCGGGAGGCATCAGCACGACGAGGCAGCAGATGCTCCGAGTCGACCGGGGCCAGCGTGGTCCCCTCCCGCCCCGGATGCGCAAGGCCATCGCCAGGCAGGTGGAGGCCGCGGCGAAGGAAGCGGACGCGGTGGTGGTCTCGGACTACGGCGCGGGCGTCGTCAGCGATGAAGTCCGGACCGTGTTGCGAAAGCTCGCCGCGGACGGCCTCCCGGTCTGCGTGGACAGCCGCTACGCGCTCGCGGCCTTCGCGGGCCTCACGGTGTGCAAGCCCAACGAGCCGGAGCTGGAAGCGCTCACGGGCCGTCCGGTGCGCACGAAGGAGGACCTCCTGGAGGCAGGCCACGAAGCGGTCCGCAAGCTGGGCTGTCAGGCACTGCTGGTGACGCGAGGCCGGCATGGCATGGCCGTCTTCGACGCGAAGGGCGGCGTGGACCTCATCCCCGTGCACGGAGCGAAGTCGGCGGTGGACGTGACGGGAGCAGGCGACACGGTCATCGCGAGCTTCGCGTTGTCACTCGCGGCCGGAGCCTCGTTCGGTGAAGCCGCGAGGCTCGCGAACGTCGCGGGCTCGCTGGTGGTGCAGAAGCCCGGCACGGCGACGGTCTCCCGCGAAGAACTCCTCGAAGCGCTGCGGAGCTCAAGATGAACACCCTGGACAAGCTTCGGCCCCTCGCCGCCATCGCGGAGGAACGGGAACGCTGGCGCGAGCAGGGCCGCACGGTGGCCCTGGCCAACGGCGTCTTCGACCTGCTGCACGTCGGTCACGTCCGCTACCTGGAAGGGGCAAAGGCCCTGGCGGACGTGCTGGTGGTGGCGGTGAACTCGGACGCCTCCACCCGGGCCTACAAGGGGCCGGGCCGTCCGCACATCCCGGAAGCGGAGCGCGCGGAGCTGGTCGCGGCGCTGGCTTGCACGGACCGCGTCGTCGTCTTCGATGAGCCGAACGTGCGGACCATCATCCGAGCCCTCAAGCCCGACGTGCACGTGAAGGGGACGGACTACACGCCGGACTCCATTCCGGAAGGTGACGAGGTCCGGGCCTACGGAGGCAGG
This DNA window, taken from Corallococcus coralloides DSM 2259, encodes the following:
- a CDS encoding adenylyltransferase/cytidyltransferase family protein; the encoded protein is MNTLDKLRPLAAIAEERERWREQGRTVALANGVFDLLHVGHVRYLEGAKALADVLVVAVNSDASTRAYKGPGRPHIPEAERAELVAALACTDRVVVFDEPNVRTIIRALKPDVHVKGTDYTPDSIPEGDEVRAYGGRTAVAGDPKDHSTTELARRLGREGAK
- the lpxK gene encoding tetraacyldisaccharide 4'-kinase produces the protein MTGGPTALERIFYPPAPEPWTRRALLSPLTLLSWTYSGAVRLRGALYDSGLKRAEQVEGLRVISIGNLNVGGTGKTPAVLHLAELLVREGRKVGILTRGYGRESQEPLTFTGAEPLPEVTQAGDEPLLLARRCPGARLFVGADRVAAAFRARDDFGLDTVLLDDGFQHRRLHRDEDLVVVDEAVGLGNGQLLPRGPLREPPSALRRATLLWLRAASGDAAPNPWLDTVTAPRVRTRYGPTGWWDPSGTEHATKALEGKPVLALAGLARPGGFLKTVTSLGAEVRDAALFPDHHRFTADELRQVEVRARQQGALVVTTEKDAVRLPAGFEAWVVRLGVEVLEGEAHLKRALGLAGETRDL
- a CDS encoding bifunctional heptose 7-phosphate kinase/heptose 1-phosphate adenyltransferase, producing MPAAPSSRPAASSSRLPLAFARRRVLLVGDLVADHYLYGQTDRVSREAPVLIVRYESSEVKLGGGANVAANIRALSGQVTAVGALGVDSMGSELRKLFEAADIRLDAVSSRSIQTETKTRILAGGISTTRQQMLRVDRGQRGPLPPRMRKAIARQVEAAAKEADAVVVSDYGAGVVSDEVRTVLRKLAADGLPVCVDSRYALAAFAGLTVCKPNEPELEALTGRPVRTKEDLLEAGHEAVRKLGCQALLVTRGRHGMAVFDAKGGVDLIPVHGAKSAVDVTGAGDTVIASFALSLAAGASFGEAARLANVAGSLVVQKPGTATVSREELLEALRSSR
- a CDS encoding glycosyltransferase, which translates into the protein MRILHLFASPFWSGPAENIALLAQAQRALGHEVTVAVDRKRRDIAAEEPAVPRFQQLGLLDDGGLTLSVKSPPWEIWSDLRALRRRTVDVVHAHFTHDHLVARWGTPKGAVRIRSIHAPRSLRSSLPEAAAYTVPASHLMQQLEGRHRPVQVLPALVDPMFEPSQDRKALRRTLGLEDTHLVGMISTFQQSRRHSLGVEAFAAFRQQRPESRLVLVGDGALLGATRTQVSERGLTEQVTFAGYQQGADFAKWLQALDEVWILGLGNDWSARAAAQARACGVRVVAVNEGALPELADAKVEAPTVEAVVTAALSGAKAGTRHPTNEHIARDILALYQKAAEPRR